The nucleotide sequence AGTTCCAAATCCAATTATCGTGTCACGGCATATAGATTCATGCTCACCTTGTTGTTTCACTTGTGACTGCATTAAATTAAGTAGTCGTTCGATCAGTATAAAGATATTTTACACTGTTGATCAATCATAATCGtaagattatatatataaattagtaCAGTACGTACCCGATGTTCTTTGTTAACAGACATGTTGAAAACAATTGATAAATCTTGGGGAGACAAAACAGCAGAATTGCCTTTTACTACACTTGATGTAGGAAACCAGTTTTGAGTGAACCACCAGAATGTAAGCCATGGAACATAATGAGCAACTCGAAGTGCCCATTGGTCTTGTATAGGTTGCTCATAATAGGCCTGTGTGGACATGTTGTAAGGAAGCCCATGCCACCAGTAATTTACTACTGGAGTCATCAATGTTGCCCCAGCAAGTCTGTTGTCATAAAaccaatatttaaatataaacatttaGTCCCTGCGAACTTAGCTCATTTgataagggataatgcatattatatgcaggggtcggggttcgaaccccggacaccccacttattcacctttaaggtgaatttctctagccgctaggctacttgaccaaaaaaaagatacaaacaTTTAAACACTTTATAATCTCCTACACTCATTTCACACTTTATcatatctctttctttttcaaaatgtaTACACTCGTATGAGCGTACACCAAAcctttctcttttaaaaattgGATTAGAGATGAATCCGTGAGCCTTTATACTATTGTTCAATTGGTTCAACTAAGGTTAATATATCAAATAACCTCTATAATTTAGAAAGACaatccatttaaaaataaaacacaaattcTACCTTTACAACATTTTAGTCCTCATcgtgttaaaaaatatttcggCGTAGGGGATGAAatctctgtttttattttataggtgTTATTTTCATATCTcaccaaaatcacaaaaactaaTTTAGTTTATTAACTAGTTCAACTATGATTGAactaaatgataaataaaaaataaaaactatattgATGTGGAAATGGattttaattagattaatttacttctaatactattttttagtatttgaaggactattttaatttttttgtcacattttatgtaaagatattttaaattgatttacaTTCAATACTGGCCccaccgtttttttttttttttttttttttttgaggaaccGAAACAAGATTTTGTCatctattttcacaagttttagaaattttaccataattcaatttgagttttatttataatgaaatgtcattttcatcattcatgTAAGTCATAGTTGTTTTTGGAGTGGGTGGGAAAACGATGATCAATGTTAGGTAGAACAATAGATCTCCGAGTTTTGGTTTAATGAAACTTTTTCAATGAAATATAGGTCTTTGGAtatgtatgatgaagatttagaGTTGTTTaccattttttgattttttttaataaaaaataataaaaatgttgaCATATCCCCCCGTAAGCCTAGCTCAATTGGtaaaatattgtatattatatacaGAGGTCGTAGTTTGAACCCAAAACACTcgacttctccacatttaaaatgtgtgagctctggTCATTATAGGCTActtaaccaaaataaataaaaatgttgacattttattacataaaaaattaaaaataatgttatcaaaaattgtgtaatttgtcaattttaaaatattgtttttatgatataccgtaaaaaaaaagattaaatatgtttttaatccctataaatatatcaaatttttattttattttttataaaattttcgttcaatttttaatctctataaaatattcaatcaccaccgaaaaatttatatatttattaaaaacatatttaactcaaaaaaatattaaaaatgtgtGGTCTAAGATAGGATAGAAGGAGCATTAACAGTGTTACCTACCTGTGAGGAATGAATTTGAGGCAACCCCAAACAGCTTGTCCACCCATTGAAAATCCCATGACATAAAACTTAGATCCCAATTCCAGCTTATCTGCAAGTTCCTCAATATCAAGAGCCAAACTCTTTACACTTCTTTTTGGATCAGCATCACTTTCTCCATACCCTGGTCTATCAATTGACACAACATATACTCCCAATTCTTCAAGCAACCCCtaaccaaatttaaaataaataaataaaaaataccaaataattattaaaatcaaatttaaggTGAATTAATTATTACCTTAGGTAGGTTTGTTGCAATCACTGCATCATGTCTAGAAGAACCAAACCCATGTAAGAATACAATCTTCTTGCTAGCTAATTGTCTTGGAACACCATGTTCTTTGTAGGCCAAATGTCTTCCATCTCTCAGCTTTATCCTTGGTGCTGTTATGGGTGGACCACCTGGTGAACCACATGTTCTTGGGGGTGGAGGTTTAATGGCTTCATATGCTAAACCCAAAATTCCAATCAACAAAATTGATGCAATTCTTCTCAACATTTTCTCAGTTGAAACACGGAACCAATCAAAGTTATTATGTTAGTGCCAACACTcaagtgaatatatatatatatatatatatatacactccaTCTTTCCCATCGTACGTAATTGTGATATTTACAagaaaagttgtttaaaaaattatattgtttctatttcaaaatatatatagttgtgAATCACATCATATATATTAATGCACAACtttatcaaaattatataaatttactattttaaaaataggatTAATGGTATTTTACCCCtataatataagttattttcaagtttttttctgtaaaataatttttttatttaccccttgtaaaagttttttttccagaataccccctaatagaccatacaaaaaccaaaatttttgtagaaaaaaaataataattcgtTTTTGTATGACCTATTAGGGTGtattctagaaaaaaaaatattttacagaaggtaaatcaaaaaaattattttacagggAGTAAATCcgaaaataacttatattataGGGgtgtaaaacactattaatccttaaaaatatttatcgaaacaaatcaaatattttacataataacatttttatttaaatatcagGTAAAAAATACGATGAAactaattatataaataatacatattgGAAAAATGTGAGgtgtattttaaaatgaaaggggtaatttttagttttgaatgtaacatcaattatttttttgtcaaccCTATGCTCTAATTAATCTCACGTGAATTTCAACATATTCCATCCATAGTTGAAAAATTATACATTGGTGTGCATACACATTTATTCCCTCCGTATCAATCACTTTCAAGGTATACCCTCTCCGTAGTTGGAAAAGTATATATTCCCTCATCTGAATCACTgcaaaattatcaaaatacatacataaCCCTTTTATTAAACTACCACTAATAATTATTGATgtgtttcaacaaaaaataaaaaaaaataatactctaAAAGTAGTGTACATAGTTAATTAGAATGTTTAGTTAAAAaagttaacatttaaaaatgaacatgacgtttattttaaaatatatttttttcaatcaataattaacaatattaatttgataatattgttatttattattatttatatacgattttttttatttatgtgaaatcacttaatATGACATTTCCCGTGTAACCGagtattccttaaaaaaaaaaatgtgtaactGAGTATTAAACAACACAGACTGTTCTTGTCATAgcttatactatatatatatatataatagcaTGCCATTACTTCTTGATTACTGTAAAGCAAGGtggacaaataaaaaaagtaattgatTAAAATATACTACTAATTTTGACTTTCGCTAAATGTTTacagtattttttgtttttttggtcaaacagtatttgttgtttttatccAGAGgagatagaaaaaataattaaaaaagaaaaactagtaTTATCCaagagagaaatgatatttatacaaccattttggtacaactttctctcacatactcacattataattttattctttctcttcctttttctctctcttttgtttttgaccaatgaaaaaaagaacaacagacaacaaaattatctcaaagttgtaccaaaattgttgttaaaatatcactACATTATCCAATACGGTGTCTAACTGTGtgtttgtaaaatatttttccaCGAGTATCACGTCGGCACTATCCTATTGGACACCAGGTAGatgtcgatttttttttttcctcctatAGAAAGGAGAGAAAAGTTGCTCAAAGtattatgagaaaaaaattcatcgtctccataaaattatattaaaattcttACAAATAAATGtgtatatttcataaaaattacttCTGGATTTATTTTTCCTAGGAAAATTACTTCTggaatttttattcatattgttTTTGTAAAGTTGAAAAATTACcaatcaatataaaaaaaaaaatgtacaaccCTTGTTAGCAAAAAcataatatatgaattttttagatatacatattttttaatccaaatttgttgaattttaattaattatttgccACTTTTTATGAGCTATGAAGTCCCTGCAGAAATCCTAAGATGGTACAAGGATTAACGTGTACAATGAAGATTGGATGCGGGAGAGTAAGTTAGCCTTCATTTCACTTAACTTCAAATCTAATTAAACTGAAAGTCTGAAACAATGAAAGGAACTTATATACATTGCTTTTCAGAAAAGCTAATAATATGTCAGTCCAAATATGCTATCAACCAACTTCCATCAGGTGAACTGCTTACATGATGCCTTGGTATAAGGACAGAGAAATAAATACAAATCCACCATAAGTGAATAGAAATCAGAGATTATTTCTACCATATCCATTATATTCAACTATATGCTGGGACGGACTGAAAATAAAGATCGGAAACAATATGCTGGGACGGACTGCCAGAATGAACAATGTACAAGAGCATACTAATTTTGGCAACTCATGGTGGAAAACGAAATGCCATGCAAATTGTTAACACTCTTATATCCATGTGTAGCTTGATGTGTTTCACGATATTCCAGCATATCATCAATCCACAGACGACAATCAATGATGACGTTGACTAATATTTCGTCTCTTAAGCCACCTTGACATTACCGGGATTGTCTTTGCGACGCATGAAGTTGACAAGAAAAGAGTCCACAATAATCTACAAGGTTTTCGGGTTAGCATGAGGATGAGATATTAAAAGAAACTGTTAAATATAAATCAATCACCTGGATTAGATGTGTTGCAATACAAGGAAGAACCAGTAACCCAGATTCTCCAAATGCACCACAAAGTGGCTCTATAACCGCTACCATTACTGGTAATGTTTTCTGAAAGATATGAAAACATGTGTTTGGAGATAAGATCAAATGAAGGATAACTTTTTCATGCTAGATTCTGTCAGAAAGTGCCTCTTATGTCGCAAACTGAAACTAATTTCATAGGTGATCGATCTtgataaagtaataaataacTGGTTGAGTTTTCACCTGGCTTGCAACTAGTATGAGTGCGTTGGCATTTTCTTCACGGGAAAAGGTTGATTTTCCACCACCAGAGATAATTGAAAGACTCCGGACAGCAATGCTATTGAATACCAATAAGGTCAGATGAAGAAGTCTGCAATGCACCGCGAAAGTCAGTGTTAGTTACCATAACTCCATGTATGCTGGATGTCCATTAAAACAACGAATCCACAGTGACTAGTTCAATTAAATTGCATACTAGTGTCCCCTCGAATACTTTCTCTAACAAATTATGTTGGTAATCAGAGGGTGCCATGGCTCCAAATTATATGCATATATGAAATGTAAAGAACACAAAATCTGAAGGTAACATTGTAATTGATAACATGTAAATTATACAATGAATGATCTTATGTACAGAGCAAACTTGCTAACTATCCTCTTAACTTTCTAACTGATTTACTAACCTAACTAAATAGCCAATCCTAAGAATAGCATCCTGTAGTAAATTACGTCAAAGAAAAGACCGGGGTATTATTAAACAAAACTTAATGTTATCAGAAGATTAAATATGCATGTGCAAAAGACCCCCATAGGTCAAGTATCACCCCCATGAAAATAGAGTTAAACATTTACAGGCAATTAGAACATAGTATGTAATTGAAAAGGATTTGGCTCATCTGAAGTAAGCAGATAATAAAGTGAGCAAATAAAGAGttgttatttcaaaaaacttGTGATTTGGTATGATGTGCCTCTAATATCAATCATTAATTACTTTATCAACAGatgatattaattattttagacTCCAAAGTGAGTGCCACTTTAGAGTGGCCGTGATCCGTATGTAGAAAATGACAGCACCAGGCACACAGACCATCACACATAATGATAAACTATTAGTTGTAGAATGAAATGCATAgtatagttaattttttttcccactCAATTAATTcttccaaaacaaacaattaataaattgaaaattaatgacAACATATTGCCGTTATCACATGATGTTAACCAAAATGTAAACAAACTCAAACATGCTGGACGTACGCTCCCAGTCCAATAGCTACAAGAAAAACTTTGGGCTTCACTATTAACAGAAGCGACCTTGACTTGCTCACTTGTATCCAAGGTACCTGCAGgataatattttgattaaacCATAATTTTCCAGTAATACCTTGATGATAAAATACTGAAGCAAATATAATGATTCAAACAGCACCCACCGAAACCTTCTCCCACTACATAGACTTGACTACATTGATCgaacaacataataatatccTATTACAACTCATGTTTAACGACAGAccatttaaatcttttttttttttaaagtttagtTAAGTATAATAATTCAAGAGAAGGAAGCAAATTCCTACCAGGCTAAGGAAAAATGCACTGATCCCTGAGAAAAGCTTACGGTTTCTGTCAACAAAGTCAGCAACATCTGTAACGCAAGTTCCATCAAGACAAATAGTTTCtacaaatatcatatatttttttgactgaTTTTACACATATcatattattgcattgaaaagtaGAGAAATAACACCAAAGGAGAGCAAGacattccttaaataaagagcaaaaaaaattagaccacTAGTATATGTCTGGCAAATAAAATCACAGCAAAAACCTGTCAGCTGAATACccaaaaaaaagacataaaacagGTTTACCAATAACAGGGGCAAAGGTATATTTTCCACGAGCACAAACAATTCTAATTTGTTCTTTCACTGACTGGTATATTTACATACACATGCAGTAGGGAAGCGATAACGTATAATCACGTTCACGATAGTAACTGACTATGAAACTTACCCTatttaatcaaatataaaataaagtgtaCTAAATCTGACTCACCAACTCCacatgaaaagaaaattaatcagCTCAAGGAAGCAGCAATGTAGCATATAGGCATGTCACATTCCCAACATTCCTTTATGCATATATTATCATTCTTTTGACTCTTACACCAGAAAGTGATTACGTTAAGGCAGTTAACTGTATATCTATATACGGGATGAGGAGTCATCACGCTGACACTAGGATGATTATATAACTGTATATATATGAATAAGGCCGAGGGGGAAAAGTGAAAGTGAATGAGTGAATACGCTACGATTTTCTCTTTTGCAGCATTATAATAGAAAGCAACTAGTCTAGAAGAAGAATTAAGGGAAGATCCCAGTTTAAAATGTGAAAAATCCCAAAGTATTCAAGAGACTTTGGACTTCCCCAATTCCTAAAAGGCCACGAGCCTATACGTGCTATTGGCTTTTGATGTAACTGGTGCCTTTAGTGTATTTTAGATGAGACAGAATGAtggatgaatgattaaaataaattatttagatgagagagaatgattGGTTAAGAGAGATATAGACACAAAGAAACCAAAGATCAATGGCACCTAAGTGAAACCCCAAATCTCTCTTCCTTATTTATAGGTCATATGCCTTATTATTTCTATTACTAACTCAGCCAAATAAACTAACCAACTTAATCTCTCTTCGGAATGACCAATATACCCTTAAAAAATCGGTTAAATATTACGGGTATTTGTTTGTGAGATTCCTCCTGTGAACCCTAATCACATGCGCAAACATGGATTGCGCCCCAAACGAGAATGTGATGTTGACGTGATTTACGGCTGCGACCGCCACACCTGTTGAACGTGGCTCACTGGTGGAAGGTGTTGCACAGGACCTCACCACCGCTCTGTGAAAGCCTGCTATAGAGGCATGTTTGACAACATAGACACCCACTAACTAACCcattaacaaattaattagCAAACTTCTTAACTACAATAACAAGCCTATCAATCTCTCTTTGAAATTTATCATCAAGCACTTCCATATTTTTAAGGAGGCTTCTATGGTCATAATTTTAAGATTAGGTGCATTTAACTTTTATAGTTATACAGTATAACAAAGTACATAACCTTTCACTTGACATCTATATTACATGGATTATTGTATTTTATCAGTTGTTATGTATTATGTTCTTAAGTATTGAGGGATTATGTTAACCAACTTTCACTTGACACAATGGTCAAATTTGAGGAAATAATTACAAGTGAAATGGAAGCaaataatacaaaaatacaaaattacttGCCCATAACTATTGTATACTGCTTTGCAACAAAGACTTCTAGAAAACAGCattgtaatttcattttcactACTTATCATTTCTTCATATAACAATGAGAATCGCTTTTTTTCTGTCAAAACAGGTTACAAACAAACTGCTCAAACAAGCATAGAAAATAGGACACACCTTTAAAAGATTCACGTAGAACCTGCCCATTCAAagcaatgaaaaatattaaaatactttTAACGAACTGAGTGTAACACAATAATTTGAGTACAGACCTCAGACAAAATTTAAACTGTTCACAAAAAAATACAGAAATGCATACTACAACCAGGGTTTACAACTCCATATAGTtctgataaaatgaaatgatgcGACTAAATCAATTTGGTCAACAAGTAAAAGATGAAATACCAAAAACTATATATGCAATCAAGAAAGAAGAAAGTGGCAAAGTAGGATATTTGAAGAGTCATTTTACTCATGACATGATATCAAAGTTTAAATCAAAAACATTTCAGAGTTTGCTCCTTGTGGACCCCAGGCCCATTCTTCTAAGTGTGAATTTCATCAAAAGGTTTGGGTGTTGTGCTTAAGCTGTTCACACTTTAAGCCCAAAGAGTTCTTGCATAAGTGGGGTGTTAGATTTAAAACCACTAACACACTTTCATGAAACAACCTAACTTTTGAGATGACTCATGatagtaaaaaaacaaataatttcattATGCAATATATCTTAGTCAAACCACATCATAGTTGcaaaaatcagaattacaaaTTCAGAAAGTGAAACAACCTCATAAACATAAAGAAACCTAGCAGTAAGCTCATGGAAGGAGGACATATTCTGAAGTATTCAAACAATAGCATATTATGTATCAAAGATATGTGAAAGAGAAAACTCAATTACCTTTCCCAAAATAAGGGGGATTAATATGGTAAGAACAAGACTTTTAAATAACTGCTTGGTGGGTAAAGTCACTCCAACTCCACTAGCTACAAATTTTGTGATGGAAAATGGAATCTAGAAGAAGATGAACTATTGTCATAAAATACAACAGCGAAAACAATAATAAGATTAGATGGAAAAAACAATATGTAGACTAAAAGTTTCACATTGTTTAAaaagatagaagaaaaaaaaaggataaataaaATCACAACCAAACCAGTTGAAATATAGGAACTTGATGACAAACGAGAAAAGAGACAACATTATTAATGTGAAGATATGACATGTATAAAAGGTTGATGCAAAATGCTGACATAATCTCTTGTTTGTACCAATTGTTAAAGAAAATCATGAGAATACAAAAAGGAACGTTTGACTCGCTATTTTCAGTCTCCCtgtgtctataaataaaaagcaATAAAAGAAAGATAGTTTCTTCCCAATAGTATAAAATAACCTAATAAgcacatatataaataattatacTCTAACACAAAGGTAAGTGCATGTATAAATAACTCTCAAACTCTAATAGTGGTTAGCCTAGCTTGAAAAGCTGGAAATTGTACCACAAAGCTGCCAAATATACTAAAGGTTTTTCCTAACAGTTTCCAAGCTGTATAAAACTCTAATGTTTGATTTGATCGATCGGAGGAAGGAAATGATTCAATCCTTATCAGTTTGTAGCTGATTCCTTAGCT is from Medicago truncatula cultivar Jemalong A17 chromosome 1, MtrunA17r5.0-ANR, whole genome shotgun sequence and encodes:
- the LOC25483250 gene encoding uncharacterized protein isoform X1, encoding MLRRIASILLIGILGLAYEAIKPPPPRTCGSPGGPPITAPRIKLRDGRHLAYKEHGVPRQLASKKIVFLHGFGSSRHDAVIATNLPKGLLEELGVYVVSIDRPGYGESDADPKRSVKSLALDIEELADKLELGSKFYVMGFSMGGQAVWGCLKFIPHRLAGATLMTPVVNYWWHGLPYNMSTQAYYEQPIQDQWALRVAHYVPWLTFWWFTQNWFPTSSVVKGNSAVLSPQDLSIVFNMSVNKEHRSQVKQQGEHESICRDTIIGFGTWDFDPLDLDNPFSDNTIKVHLWQGADDKLVPATLQRYIVQKLPWIQYHELQGAGHLFPNVEEVSAEILKTQLMDTK
- the LOC25483250 gene encoding uncharacterized protein isoform X2, yielding MLRRIASILLIGILGLAYEAIKPPPPRTCGSPGGPPITAPRIKLRDGRHLAYKEHGVPRQLASKKIVFLHGFGSSRHDAVIATNLPKGLLEELGVYVVSIDRPGYGESDADPKRSVKSLALDIEELADKLELGSKFYVMGFSMGGQAVWGCLKFIPHRLAGATLMTPVVNYWWHGLPYNMSTQAYYEQPIQDQWALRVAHYVPWLTFWWFTQNWFPTSSVVKGNSAVLSPQDLSIVFNMSVNKEHRSQVKQQDNTIKVHLWQGADDKLVPATLQRYIVQKLPWIQYHELQGAGHLFPNVEEVSAEILKTQLMDTK